One segment of Carya illinoinensis cultivar Pawnee chromosome 1, C.illinoinensisPawnee_v1, whole genome shotgun sequence DNA contains the following:
- the LOC122310335 gene encoding probable serine/threonine-protein kinase At1g01540 → MSVYDAAFVNTELSKPTSIFGLRLWVVIGIFVGSLIVIALFLLSLCITSRRHRHPKHAKPSTAANATTPPISKEIQEIVPHPAPPAEIQIEIGKLEHRVVVVSDRYSSGESKGTSTVEAGSFGSGSMVGPEVSHLGWGRWYTLRELEAATDGLCEENVIGEGGYGIVYRGVLPDGTKVAVKNLLNNKGQAEREFKVEVEVIGRVRHKNLVRLLGYCVEGAYRMLVYEYVDNGNLDQWLHGDVGDVSPLTWDIRMSIILGTAKGLAYLHEGLEPKVVHRDVKSSNILVDRQWNPKVSDFGLAKLLYSERSYVTTRVMGTFGYVAPEYACTGMLNEKSDVYSFGILIMELISGRSPVDYSRPKGEVNLVEWLKTMVGNRKSEEVVDPKLPEMPASKALKRVLLVALRCVDPDATKRPKMGHVIHMLDADDLLFRDERRPGRDSSRSHHDYQPDEKSVSKLGDRELGEGTSDTSEGDSARIHHQPTRWR, encoded by the exons ATGTCTGTTTACGACGCGGCGTTCGTGAACACGGAGCTGTCAAAGCCGACCTCAATCTTTGGGCTCCGACTTTGGGTCGTCATCGGCATATTCGTGGGTTCTCTCATCGTGATCgccctcttcctcctctccctctGCATCACCTCTCGCCGCCACCGCCACCCCAAACACGCGAAACCCAGCACCGCCGCGAACGCCACCACGCCTCCCATCTCTAAAGAAATCCAGGAAATCGTGCCCCACCCTGCTCCTCCGGCAGAGATCCAAATCGAGATCGGGAAGCTAGAGCACCGCGTAGTGGTGGTGTCGGATCGGTACTCTAGCGGAGAGAGCAAGGGGACTTCTACTGTCGAAGCGGGGTCGTTCGGGAGCGGGAGCATGGTGGGTCCGGAGGTGTCTCACCTGGGGTGGGGAAGGTGGTATACTCTCAGAGAGCTGGAAGCCGCCACCGATGGGTTGTGTGAGGAGAATGTGATCGGCGAGGGTGGCTACGGGATTGTCTACCGTGGGGTCTTGCCTGACGGCACCAAAGTCGCCGTCAAAAACCTCTTGAATAACAA GGGTCAAGCTGAGAGGGAATTTAAAGTGGAGGTGGAAGTAATTGGACGGGTACGGCACAAGAATCTTGTCAGGTTGCTTGGATACTGTGTTGAGGGTGCATACAG GATGCTTGTGTACGAGTATGTTGACAACGGAAATCTGGATCAATGGCTTCATGGTGATGTTGGGGATGTTAGCCCTCTAACATGGGATATCCGTATGAGCATCATACTGGGAACAGCAAAGGG ATTGGCCTATCTTCACGAAGGTCTTGAACCAAAGGTTGTCCATCGAGATGTGAAATCTAGCAACATACTAGTCGATCGTCAATGGAATCCTAAGGTATCTGATTTTGGGCTTGCTAAGCTCCTGTATTCTGAGAGGAGTTACGTGACAACTCGTGTGATGGGAACATTTGG GTATGTTGCACCTGAGTATGCTTGCACCGGAATGCTGAATGAGAAAAGTGATGTGTACAGCTTCGGAATACTTATCATGGAGTTAATTTCGGGGAGAAGCCCTGTTGATTACAGTCGACCAAAAGGAGAG GTGAATTTGGTAGAGTGGTTGAAAACCATGGTTGGAAACCGGAAATCTGAAGAAGTTGTTGATCCCAAGCTGCCCGAGATGCCTGCTTCAAAGGCACTTAAACGTGTTCTGCTGGTTGCTCTTCGATGTGTTGATCCTGATGCAACAAAGCGGCCAAAAATGGGACATGTAATTCACATGCTTGATGCCGATGACTTACTATTCCGTGAT GAACGCCGGCCTGGGAGAGATTCTTCCCGCTCACATCATGATTATCAACCAGACGAAAAGTCTGTTTCAAAATTAGGCGATAGAGAATTGGGTGAAGGGACCTCTGATACAAGTGAAGGTGATAGTGCTAGGATACATCATCAGCCAACAAGATGGAGATAA